In Tubulanus polymorphus chromosome 2, tnTubPoly1.2, whole genome shotgun sequence, a single window of DNA contains:
- the LOC141898931 gene encoding uncharacterized protein LOC141898931, with amino-acid sequence MLDGLAFLPVDDVPAGLAYLLENVPDEVIELLDYFNSTYVNGSWRPVSSPNGIVRLRKVPPMYEPSIWNVREATLTNDARTNNICESWNNKFYNIIGHHHPSIWRTIKGFQQDNASVEMMTAQNNLGNNPTKRVFQKYVQLQIRLRNLCVDYNNRVKNLGELLRGIGENMRFLG; translated from the coding sequence ATGCTTGATGGCTTAGCATTTTTGCCAGTAGATGATGTACCTGCTGGATTGGCGTATCTCCTCGAAAACGTCCCTGATGAGGTAATTGAACTTCTGGACTATTTTAATTCAACTTACGTAAATGGATCTTGGCGACCAGTTAGCTCCCCGAACGGGATAGTCAGACTCCGAAAAGTACCGCCAATGTACGAACCATCAATTTGGAACGTCCGCGAAGCAACATTAACTAACGATGCTAGAACTAATAATATTTGTGAGTCGTGGAATAACAAGTTCTACAACATTATAGGACATCATCATCCTTCTATCTGGCGCACCATTAAAGGATTCCAGCAGGACAATGCATCTGTAGAGATGATGACTGCACAGAACAATCTTGGAAATAATCCAACTAAGCGTGTTTTCCAAAAATATGTACAATTACAAATTCGATTGCGAAATCTATGCGTGGACTATAATAATAGGGTGAAAAATCTTGGGGAATTGTTGCGTGGTATCGGAGAAAATATGCGATTTTTAGGATGA